Part of the Terrisporobacter glycolicus ATCC 14880 = DSM 1288 genome is shown below.
TGAATATGTATAAAATTGGAGAATTTATTGTTTATGGAAATGAAGGTGTTTGTAGGGTAGATGATATAAGTGAATTAAGTATTGGTGGGAGTAGTAAAGGAAAAACTTATTATACATTAAAACCAATGCATGATAATGGAACAGTATTTGCACCTATTGATACTACTGTATTTATGAGACCAATTGTATCATATGAAGAAGTTCATAAATTAATTGAACAGATTCCATCAATAAAAGAAATTGACCATGATAAAAAAAGTGTAAGGGAATGGCAAGAGTATTATAAGAAATTAATAAAAAATCATGATTGTATGGATTTATTGACTGTAATGATAACTCTTAAAGACAAGAAAAACACTGCAATTAATAATGGCAAAAAACTTAGTCAAATGGATGATAAGTTTATGAGAGCTGCTAAAAATTTAATTGAAGCTGAGTTTTCAATTGTATTAGGAATAGAAAAAGAAGATGTAGAGTTATATATTGATGATAGTTTAAAGAAGATGTAATAGGGGTAAGTTATTAGTATCTATAAATAATTTTAATTTATATTAAATCAAAGAGTTCTTGATATTTTATCAAGAACTTTTTATATTATTAATATTTAGACGATAAAAAATAATTTAAAAAACATAAAAATATAACTTTATCAAACTTGTACTTGTATAAATTTATGATATAATATTCAATGCATTTAACTTAAGTTTTAAATTTCTTAATATATTCATATAAATTGAATATGCATTGTGATGAAATCAATTGGTAGAGATTTAAATATAAATAATCAAAGAAAATATTTTAGAAAGAAAGGGGGCAAATATGATGCATAATATAAAATACTTTTTTAGAGGAATTCCTGATAATACAAAATTTGTACAATTTGGATTATTTCATATATGGATATTAATAGTGTCAACCCTAATAAGTTATATAATTATTAAACATAAAGAAGAAAATCGTAGGTTTGAAATTTTTATAGGAAGAGTTCTAATTATTCAGCAAATAGTATTATACATTTGGTATATTACTAATGACTACTATGTTTTAACGCAAGGACTTCCTTTATATCACTGTAGAATAGCAATATTATTCCTAAGCACAGGGTTACTTTTTAATAAGTTAATTTTAATGAAACTTGGAGCTTATTGGGGGATAGCTGGTTCAATAATTGCCTTATTAATTCCAGCAGATATAGATCCTTTTATATTTCCACATATAACGTCTGTATCTTTCTTTGTAGGTCATATGTTCTTGCTATGGGGAAGTATATATGTTTTATATGTGAAGAAGATAGGAATAACAAAAATAGACTTAAAAAAAATATTAGTATTTACTAATGTATACTGTGTAGCTATATATATATTTAATTACTTAGCAAATTCAAATTACGGATTTATGAATTCATCACCTATACAAATTGGAAATAACCTTAATCATTTTATGTATGGTGTCATAGTTATATTAATTTCTAATATAGTTATAAATATAATTTATCATGTATTAAATGTTACAACAAAAGAAAAAGAAGAATTAGTATTAGTTGATTAATTGGAGCCTAAAGGCTCCTTTTTTTATTTCAAAGGTATACACAAAATTGTGTATACCTTGTTTAATTATTAATCTATTAAGAATAAAGTTTAGAAATTTAATTATTAAAATTTATACTTAACTATAAAGTAAGTTTTATGGCTTCCGATAATGAATAAAGGGTCTTTATAGTTACGAGATATTATCTAAGGAAAGGGGTGTATTAAATTTATCATACTATAAAATTGAAAATATAAAATCAACTAAGGGAGAAAAAGCATGATAAATAAAAAATTTAAATTAGAAAATTTGAGAGAATTTTTTAAAAAAAATAAGGTTAAAAATGATATTAAGCTTGGAATAAAGCAAAAATTATTATTCTCATCAATTATTACACTTATGGTTATGGCTGTTGTAATTGGTACAGTATCGTTATTAACTTCATATAAAAGTACGGAATTAAGTGTAGAAAAAATACTGGAAGAAACAGTAGAAACAACATCAAACAGAATTGATAATATGTTAGAAGTATATAGAAAATTGGCAAATGAAATGTCTGCCCATGATGCATTTATAAATGTGACAAGTGATAAATCAAAGAAAAATAAACAAAAGATGCTTGATAAAGTAAATAAAATTCATGAAATGCACCCAGATATCTATGATATGGTCATAATTGGGAAAGATGGTGTGGATCTAATAAGTGGTTTGGATCTTTCAGATAGACAGTATTTTAAAGACACAATGGAAAAGAAAAAAGCATTAACAAATGACATTGTAATAAATAAAGAAGATGGTAAAGCTATTTTAACTACAACTGCACCTATAATAGTAAATGGAGAAGTTCAAGGAGTTGTAGGTGTTATCACTGATGCAATGTTTTTATCTGAAATTGCCACAGATGTAGAAATTGGAGAAACGGGAAGGGTAGCGATTGTAAACTCTAAAGGAACTGATATAGGAAACAGCAATAAAGAACTGGTAAAAGAAGAATACAATGTAATTGAGGCAGCAAATAAAGACAAGTCACTACAGCCTTTAGCAGAAATATACAAAGACATGATTGGTGGAAATACAGGAGTTAAAGAGTTTAAAGGTGCAAATGGAAAAGAATTTGTAGGATATGCACCAATTGATAATACGAATGGATGGAATATTGCAATAACAGCAGAAAAATCTGAATTTATGCAAGCTATTTTAGATGGAGGAAAAATAATAATATTATTTATAATAATAGCTCTAGCTTTAGGAATATATATAACGTTAAGATCAGCAAATAATATAGTAAACCCTATTATAGCTTGTGTTGATAGAATAAAACTTCTAGCACAAGGAGATTTATCATCACCAGTACCATCTGTAACTACGAATGATGAAATAGAAATTTTAGCAAGTGCAACATCTGACCTTGTAAATAATATGTCAGAAATAATATACGATATAGACGAAGTATTAACATCCATATCGAAGGGAGATTTAACTGTTGAAACAAATGCTAATTACATTGGCGAATTTGTTAGTATAAAAAATTCTTCAGACAATATAATCAAATCATTAAATGAAGTAATGGAAGATATAACACTTACATCTAACCAAGTTGCATCTGGAGCAAATGAGGTTTCTATGGGAGCACAATCATTGGCACAAGGATCATCAGAACAAGCAGCCAGTGTTGAAGAACTATCAGCATCAATAGAAGATGTTTCAGACAAGATTAATAGTAGTTCTGAAAATGCTAATAAAGCAAATGAGGTAGTAAAAGAAGCTGGCGAAAAAATGCAAGATAGTAATGCAAAAATGAAAGAGATGATGTCTGCAATAGAATTAATAAATTTAAAATCTAATGAGATAAGTAAAATAATAAAAATAATCGATGATATAGCTTTCCAAACAAATATACTTGCATTAAATGCAGCAGTGGAAGCGGCAAGAGCAGGAGATGCAGGTAAAGGATTTGCTGTTGTTGCAGATGAAGTAAGAAACTTATCAGCTAAAAGTGCTGAAGCAGCAAAAAATACTGCTCTACTTATAGAAGAAACTGTAAATGCTATAAATGTAGGAAGTGAAATCGCTGAAGATACAGCGAAATCATTGGAGGAATCCGTAAGTAATACAAACTTAGCAACTAAAATAGTGGATGATATATCTAGTAATTTATCAGATCAATCTGCGTCTGCAAACCAAATAAGAGAGTCTATAGAACAAGTTAGTGCAGTTATACAATCTAACTCTGCTACTTCAGAAGAAAGTGCAGCAGCAAGTGAGGAATTAACAGGACAATCATTTGCAATGAATGAGTTAATCTCTAGATTTAAATTGTGTTCAAAAGATAAAAATGTAAATAATTAGTATATAGCCAAATACATCTTGGGGTGAAGTTCTTGACGGTTTATGTCAAGAGCTTGCCATATTTCAAAAGAAGAATTAGTACTAGAGATTTATTGGAGCCTAAAGGGCTCCTTTTTAATTTAATATAATAAGTATTTTAGATATAAAATAGAAAATAACTAAAAAGGCTTGACAAATATCTCTAACTAGAGTAAAATATCTCTAATTAGAGATATTAAGTATGATTAAATTATATTACAAGGTGAGGTTATAGATATGACAGAACTTAAAATATTTATAGGAATGAGTAGAGCATTAAATAAAATAAATAGAGCTACTAACAAGGTTTATACAAAATATGGCTTAACAAGTGCTCAATTTGCTGTATTAGAAGCTCTTTACCATAAAGGAGATTTATCTGTTGGAGAGGTTCAGGATAAAATATTGAGCACTAGTGGAACCATTCCTGTTATAGTAAAGAATTTAGAGAAAGAAGGTTTCTTAGAGAAGCGCAATGATGATAACGACAAGAGAAGATTTATACTCCATATTACACAAAAAGGTAGAGAACTTATGGACATTGTATATCCAGAAAATGAAGCAATTATCATTTCTATGATGAATATTTGGAACAAAGAAGAGCAGGAAGAGATACTAAAATATATGAGAAAATTTGGAGGTGTAGAAGATGAAAAGAATGATAAAAAATAAAGTTAGAGGTTTTAGAACTACAGATGGAGCAGGGGTAAGTTTAGTTAGGGTTTTAGGAAATACTACAGTTGAGACTTATGATCCTATTTTAATGTTAGATTCTTTCGATAGCACAAATCCTGAAGAATATACAGCAGGTTTTCCAATGCATCCTCATAGAGGCATAGAAACTATAAGTCTTGTAGTTAAGGGAAATATGGTTCATAAAGATAGTCTAGGAAATGAAGATGGAATTACAGATGGAGAAGTTCAATGGATGACAGCAGGATCTGGAATATTACATGAAGAAAAACTACCTGCTTCAGATAAAATGCTTGGAGTTCAACTTTGGTTAAACATGCCTAGAAAACATAAAATGGCTCCACCAGAATATCATAGTATAAAGAAAGAAGAAATAAAAGAGATTCCTATAGATGGAGGAACTTTGAGACTTATAAGTGGACAATATAAAGAGCATAAAGGTTTTATGGGTAAATATTTACCAATAGATTATTATCATATAATACTAAATGCAAATAATAAGTTTACTATTGAAACTGAGAAGGATAAATCAGTATTGGTATTTTTATTGTCTGGAGATGCTAAGGTAGCAGGAGAAACTATAAGTGAGAAGACAGCAGTTAAGTTAACAAATGGAGATTCGTTAGATATTGAGTCTATTCACGAAGATATACAAATTTTATTTATAAGTTCAGATAAATTAGAAGAACCTGTATCTTGGGGAGGACCAATAGTAATGAACACTAGAGAAGAACTAGATTTGGCATTTAGGGAATTAAGAGATGGAAGTTTTTTAAAAGAAAAAGTAGATTATTAATAAAAATAATAAAGAACTTCGCAATTTTATGAAAAGGGAGAATAAATAATTATGAAAATTTTAGAATCATTAAAAGAAAGAAGATCATATTACGATATAAATAGAGACTTACCAGTAGATGAGGTAGAAGTATTTGATTTAGTAGAGAAAGCTACAGAATTAGTTCCAGATGCTTTCAATATGAAAAGTTCAAGAGTTATTGTTGTAACAGGAGAAAAGCAAGATCAATTATGGGATAATATTTATGAAGTATTTGAAGGTAAGGTTTCAAGAGAGAAAATTGATAGTTTTAAAAGTGGTTATGGAACAATTCTTTATTTTTATGATGAAGATATTGTGAAAAGTCTACAAAGTCAATTTTCAACATATGCAGATAGATTTCCGGATTGGGCCTCACAGTCATCTGGTATGCTTCAATTAAGTATATGGAGTGGTTTAAAAGAGTTAGGAATAGGTGCTTCACTTCAACACTATAACCCAGTTATAGATGATATGGTTAAAGAAATGTTTAATCTACCAGAAAGCTATGCTCTAAATGCACAAATGCCTTTTGGTGGAATTAGCTCTAATCCGGCTGAAAAGGAAAAAGAGGATATTTCAAAAAGAGTAAAAATAGTAAAATAATTATTGCCTAAATATAGTTAGTAATGTAGTTGGTAGGAATGGCAAGTTCAAAAAATGATATGCTATACTATATAATATAACAGATGAATAACATCCGTATGTATTGAATATATAATAAATTTAAAATGAAAAACAAATATAAAAGAGGAGATAAATATGTTTAATCTGGAAGATTGTATAGCCTTTATGACTAACAAATACAACAAAGAGATTACTGATTTATTTAGCCAAAGACTTCAAGACCATAATATTACAAGAGTTCAATGGACGGCTTTATTTTATATAGGGAAAAATGAAGGAATAACGCAAAGAGACTTAGCTCAAACACTAGATTCCAACGAATCATCAATTGTTAGATTAGTAGATCGTATGGAAAAAGAAGACATAGTAAGAAGAGAAAAAGATCCAGCTGACAGAAGAATTACAAAGTTATTTCTTACAGAAGAAGGAATGAAGAAAAGAGATGAAATACTGCCTATAGGAGATAAGTTCTCGAAAGATTGTATCAAAGGAATAAGTGAAGAAGATTTGGAAACTTTCAAAGAAGTTTTAAATAAAATGGTAAAAAATCTAAATAAATCACAGTAAATACTTTACAACTGTAGCACTCGGTGCTACAATTCTCTTAAATACTTGCTATAGCAATTATTGCTATAGCATTAAATTAGGGAGGATATTATGAAAAGAGATGTTAGAGAGATATTAAATTCATTTACTCAGGGGTTAGGGGAACTTGCAGAAACTAATAAGTCAAATGTTAATGCATTTATGAGACTTTTAAATACTGGATATAAAGAAGGTGCTTTAAGTACAAAAACTAAGGAGCTTATGAGTGTTGCTATTGGAGTGTATAACCGTTGCGAATACTGCATAGTTTATCATGTTTATAAATCATTGGAGCTTGGAGCTACAAGAGAAGAAATAATAGAGGCAGCTATGGTTGCTGTAGGATTTGGTGGAGGACCATCTATGGCTTATAGCGTAACTTTATTGAAAGATGCTATAGATGAATTTGAAAAGGATTTTAAATAATAATATAAAGCTAAATAAAATACTTTGTTAAGCTAATAATTTCAGCTACTGAAATTATTAGCTTTTTATTTTTACTAATGTTACCAAGAGATAAAATGATTGAAATTAGTTGTAAAAAATGTTATGCTATCAAAAGTAAATTTAAAAAAATGTCGTTACTATATATATTAAAGAGCTTATTTTTATAAGCTCTTTTTAAATCATAAAGAGAGGTAATAATATGATAAAAATTGACAACTTGTCCTACTCATTTCCGTTAAAAGATCTATACAATAAGGTTTCATTTACATTAGAACAAAATCAACACTGCGCCTTTATAGGAGCAAGTGGTAGCGGAAAAAGTACACTTATAGATATAATTATGGACCCAGAAAGATATATGTTTGATGGGAAGTTAGAAATGGATCCAAGCTGTAGAATTGGGTATGTAAGCCAGTTCTCACAGATAGACAAAACAAAGGAAATCACAGTTTTTGAATATATAGCTGAACCATTTATTAAGCTACAAGATGAAATATCATCTATTTGCTCTGAAATGGGAACTTCTGATGATATTGAGACTTTATTAGAAAAGTACCAAGAAGCATTAGACGCGTTTGAGGCAATTGATGGGGATGATTTTGAAAGTAACATTAACAAGAAACTAAACCTTGCAAACTTAAGCAAGCATAAAGATAGAAATATATGTGAACTTAGTGGTGGGGAATTTAAACTTATTCAAGTTATTAAGGAAATGCTTAATAATCCAGATTTAATGATTATGGATGAGCCAGATGTGTTCTTAGATTTTGAAAATCTTAATTCTCTTAAAAATTTAATTAATTCTCACAAAAAAACAATTTTAGTTATTACACACAATAGATATTTGCTTAATCATTGTTTTAATAAAATTGTGCATCTTGAAAATACGGAAATTCAAGAATTTGATGGAAGATATGTTGATTATAATTTATCTTTACTTCAAACTAAAATAGAGTTACAAGAAATGGCTCTTGCTGATGAGGAAGAGATTGCTAGAAATGAAGCTTTAATTGATATATTGAGAGAAAAAGCAACTTACAATGCAGATGCTTCTAGAGGTAGAGCTTTAAAAGCCAGAGTTAAAATTCAAGAAAGATTAGAAGAGCGTAGAATTAAAGCACCATTTGTAGATATAAAACAACCATATATTAACTTAGTTACTAATAGTGAAATTGAAGAAACTATTGCTTTAAAAGTTGAAGATTACAGCGTCGCTTTTGATGAAGTGCTTTTAGAAAATGTTAACTTTGAAATTAAATCTACTGATAAAGTAGCTATAATTGGTACAAACGGTGTGGGAAAAACTACTTTATTAAAAGAAATATTTAAAAATAATAATCAAACGATTAAAATAAATGAAAACATTGAAGTAGCTTATTTATCCCAAGATCAAGGTGAAGTGTTAAATGAATCTAATACCATACTTCAAGAGTTCTACGACGTAGGATTTGAAACTTATGGCGAGATTAGAAGATATGTTGGAAAATATGGTTTTGATGCAGATATTCTTACACAAAAGATAGAATCTTTATCTGGTGGAGAAAAAAATATTCTTCAACTGGCTAAGGTTTCTGCAAGTAGGGCAAATATGTTGCTAATGGATGAGCCTACAAGTCACTTAGATATTTATTCACAAATGGCTTTAGAAAAAGCTATAGAAGATTATAAAGGTGCTATTTTAATGATTTCTCATGATTATCATTTTATAGTTAATTGTGCAGATTATGTTTTATTTATTGAAGATAAGACGATTAGAAAAATGAGTATGAAAAAATTTAGAAGAATGATTTATGCTAATCATTTTGATAAAGACTATTTAGCAATTGAAGAAAAGAAAAAAACAGTTGAGACAAAGGTAGCATTAGCTTTAGCAGATACTGATTTTGAACGTGCAAGAACTTTATCTGAAGATTTAGAAGAGTTGATTAAGTTACTTTAAATAAACAAACTCAAGGGGTGTATCATCTTTGATACACCCCTTGAGTTTGTTTAATTCCAGGCAATCGGCATAAGTAAAAATGTATTTACATATTATTTAATAAAATTGTAGTTGTTAATTCTGTACTTACATTTAAAACATCAAAAAAGTAAAGGAGGCTTATTATTACATGCGAGAAATGAAATGCCCGGTTACTGGAAGAACAAACAAAACTATGTCGGACAGTGAAACCTTAAATAAGGATTGGTGGCCTAATCGATTAAACTTAAACATCCTTCATCAAAACTCCAGCTTAAGTAATCCAATGGGAACTAAGTTTGATTATGCTAAAGAATTTGAAAAACTTGATTATTATGGATTAAAAAAAGATTTATATGATTTAATGACGGATTCAAAGGATTGGTGGCCAGCAGATTTTGGTCACTATGGACCACTGTTTATCCGTATGGCATGGCATAGTGCAGGAACTTATAGAATAGGGGATGGTAGAGGTGGAGCAGGAGAGGGTTTGCAAAGATTTCCACCATTAAATAGTTGGCCTGATAATGTTAATTTAGATAAAGCTCGTAGGTTACTTTGGCCAATTAAACAGAAATATGGTGATAAGATTTCTTGGGCAGACCTTATGATATTAACAGGTAATTGTGCGTTTGAATCAATGGGTCTTAAAACATTTGGATTTGGCGGTGGACGTGTGGATGTTTGGGAACCACAAGAAATTTACTGGGGTTTTGCTGAAGAGATGCTTGGGACTAATAAACTTTCTAGTACAGGTCAAATTCAAAATCCACTTGCTGCAGTTCAGATGGGATTAATTTATGTAAATCCAGAAGGTCCTGATGGAAAACCAGATCCAGTTGGCTCTGCAAAGGATATTAGAGAAACATTTGCTCGTATGGCTATGAATGACGAAGAAACTGTGGCACTTATAGCTGGCGGTCATACATTTGGCAAATGCCATGGAGCAGGTCCTGCCACATATGTTGGTCCTCCGCCTGATGAAGCTAGCATTGAAGAGCAGGGACTTGGTTGGAAAAACAGTTATAAAACAGGTAAAGGTATAGATACAATTGGTAGTGGAATTGAAGGCGCATGGAAGCAAAATCCAATAAAATGGGATATGGGTTATTTTAAAACATTGTTCAAGTATGAGTGGGAGTTGGTTAAGAGTCCTGCAGGAGCATATCAGTGGTTGGCTAAGGATGTAGCTGAGGAGGATATGATTGTAGATGCACATGACCCATCTATAAAGCATCGTCCTATGATGACGACGGCTGATTTAGGTCTTCGATTTGACCCAATATATGAGAAAATTGCTAAAGGTTATTTAGACAATCCTGACAAATTTACTGATGACTTTGCACGTGCTTGGTTTAAATTGACACATCGTGATATGGGTCCTATTTCAAGATATCTTGGACCCGAGGTTCCAAAAGAGGAACTTATATGGCAAGACCCTTTGCCAAAGGTTGATTATGAGTTAATTAATGAAGATGATATCAAATGTCTTAAAAATAAAATTTTAGATTCTAATTTATCAGTATCAGACCTTGTTTATACAGCTTGGTCATCTGCATCCACATTTAGAGGTTCTGATAAACGTGGTGGTGCAAATGGAGCAAGAATTCGTCTACAACCGCAGAAATTTTGGGAAGTTAATGAACCAGAGCAATTAGACAATGTTTTACAGATTTTTGAAAGAATAAAATCAGACTTTAACTCTATACAGTTAAAATCAAATAAAATAAATAAAAAGGTATCTTTAGCAGATTTGATTGTTCTTGGAGGATGCGTAGGCATTGAAAAAGCAGCAAGAAAAGCAGGATATAAAATCAGAGTTCCTTTCAATCCAGGACGCAGTGATGCATCACAAGAACAAACTGATATTAAATCATTTGCTGTACTTGAGCCAAAAGGAGATGGATTTAGAAACTACGTAAAATCCAATTACACAGTTCCTGTTGAAAAATTATTAGTTGACCGTGCCCAGCTTCTAACTTTGACTGCTCCAGAAATGACTGTTTTAATAGGTGGTATGCGTGTATTAAATACCAACTATAAAAAATCTGAGTATGGTATTTTTACAAAGAGACCAGAAACTCTTACAAATGATTTCTTTGTAAACCTTTTAGATATGGAAACAGTTTGGCAACCTAGTTCTAACGATGAACACATATTTGAAGGACGTGACAGAACAACAGGAAGATTAAAGTGGAAAGGAACAGGAGTTGACCTTATTTTTGGATCTAATGCTCAACTTCGAGCTATAGCAGAAGTCTACGCAAGTGAAGGTTCTCAACGTAAATTTTTAAAGGACTTTGTATATGCTTGGAATAAAGTAATGAACGCAGATCGTTATGATATGTGCTAAGACATTAGTGTGTATTGAATAAGTGTGAAGGTAAAAGTTTAACTAGTTGATACTTAGTTATAAATTTAAAAACTGAAGATAGAAAGTAGTTGTAATGATTATAAGGGCTTATGAAAATTTGATAGGCCTTTTATAATGTGAAATATTTTCAGACTATTTAAGAAATACTATTGTTGAGGTGATATAAATATGAGAAAAAAATTATTAGCAGTAGGATTTGGATTTTTACTTCTTTTTACAACCTACATAAGTATATTTTCCTTGGGGATGAAGGACATTCAACAATTTAAAGCAGTGCCATTGCCATATCACTACGATGACTTAGAACCATTTATAAGCAAGGAAATTATGGCTTATCATCATGGTAAACATTACCAAACTTATGTAGATAATTTAAATAAAGCTTTGGCAAATTATCCGAAATACCAAAGCTATTCTTTGGAGAAACTTTTGAAAAATATAGATTCCTTACCAAAGGAAATCTATACACCTTTAAAAAATAATGCTGGTGGAGTATATAATCACGAGTTTTTCTTTTCTATTATGACACCTAGTAAAACTGCTCCTTCTGATGAATTGAAAAAGGCAATT
Proteins encoded:
- a CDS encoding superoxide dismutase: MRKKLLAVGFGFLLLFTTYISIFSLGMKDIQQFKAVPLPYHYDDLEPFISKEIMAYHHGKHYQTYVDNLNKALANYPKYQSYSLEKLLKNIDSLPKEIYTPLKNNAGGVYNHEFFFSIMTPSKTAPSDELKKAIERDFGTYNNFMDEFKKAASSVFGSGWAWLVSDCDGKLSVITTVNQDSPISNNLTPIICIDLWEHAYYLQYKNNRAYYIDNWVNVINWKKALENYTNVAQ